One Oncorhynchus kisutch isolate 150728-3 linkage group LG11, Okis_V2, whole genome shotgun sequence genomic region harbors:
- the gnrh3 gene encoding progonadoliberin-3 produces MWLVFYCLFFPASMDLSSKTVVQVVMLALIAQVTFSQHWSYGWLPGGKRSVGELEATIRMMDTGGVMALPEETDAHIPERLRPYDVMSKKRMPHK; encoded by the exons ATGTGGCTTGTATTTTACTGCCTTTTTTTCCCAGCTTCCATGGATCTTAGCAGCAAAACGGTTGTGCAGGTGGTGATGTTGGCGTTGATAGCTCAGGTCACTTTCTCTCAGCATTGGTCGTATGGGTGGCTACCTGGAGGAAAGAGAAGTGTTGGGGAGCTGGAGGCCACCATCAGG ATGATGGACACAGGTGGTGTAATGGCTCTTCCTGAGGAGACAGATGCCCATATCCCGGAGAGACTGAGACCATATGATGTA ATGTCGAAGAAACGGATGCCACATAAATAA